The following is a genomic window from Strix uralensis isolate ZFMK-TIS-50842 chromosome 3, bStrUra1, whole genome shotgun sequence.
CACAGGAACACAATCTAACCTCAGCTTCAGACAGGTATCACAGAAGATAGTTCTTCTCCCTAAATGCATGCAGTATAGAAGATAGAAAGCAGATAGAAAGCAGTAAATACTTAAAACAGACAAATGAGTTTGGGAAATTGGGAGcatagaataagaaaaaagaaataatcttattttactgtaaaatgaaaatgtctcCACTTATCTACATAATGTCAGATGGAAGAACTATATCATGGCAAATGACACAGCTCACAAATAGAGCAGCTGTAATACTGGAGCCTAACAATGATTACGCATATGAAATGTAACTCAACAGTTCAGAGATTAGTAACAAATAGGTCATAATTCAGTTATATGTCTGATAAATTTTAAGTCTGATAAGTCTACACACCCATCCATTTCATCATGGAGTTAAAAAATACTTGCCATTAATTGTATTTACTTTGtagctacattttttttcatttctgcattatTTAGGTGCATCATATTGTGAtcataaatacagaaaacaaaatacctttgtttgctttttcttcaaagtgGACAGTCCTGTTACTCTTAAAATACACACTCAGCTTTATTTAGCAGGGTTCATGAATCAACACAAATGGAATCCCTTGTGTGCATGCAGCATGTATGTCAATCTATACATACAGGATGCATACAATGAATCTTCACAGCTCAGAGATGAAGATGACATTTTATCTTCTCTGGGTCAAATGTTGATCAAATCTGTATCTAATTAATCTCATTGAAAGAAGGATCTGGCCAGTAGGGGCACGAAGCTGGATGAGAATCACAGATCTCTGTGTAgtctggagtcctgtgttcagctctggggccctcagcataagaaggacatggacctcttggtgtgagtccagaggagggcacggagatgatcagggggctggagcaagTCTCCTATGAAGATaggttgagagagttgggcttcagcctggagaaggctctggagagaccttatagaggctttccagtacctaaagggggctacaggaaagctggggagggtcTTTTTACAAGGAtatgtagtgatagaacaaggggcaatggctttaaactgaaagagagtagatttagattagatataaggaagaaattctttgctgtgagggtggtgagacactggcacaggttgcccagagaggttgtggctgccccctccctggcagtgttccaggccaggttggacgaaGCTTTGAgccacctgatctagtggaaggtgtccctgcccatggcagggggattggaactagatgatttttaaggacccttccaacccaaatcattcaaTGGTTTTTCTTCAAAGAAGGGGAAATTATCCCCTTCAAAGGCAGGGGAAATTATCACCTCATGCAACCTAACAGCAAAATGCTTGTTCTGCTGTGACCAAGCCTCCTTGCAGGGTCAGCACaagcagaaggcagcaaaaaCTAGCGTATGGTGGCAGATTGGAAAAGGTAGCCCAGCAGAAATGCAGACTTGTCCAGGCACAGACCAAGGGCTCTAAATTCAGGCAATTGCTGAGGCAAGATGGTGCTCTGCTTATCAATGCTCCAGTAGTAGCCAGAAGTGCTGCGGCAAAAAACACTGTGCTGGCCCTACAATCAGCTTCTCTTCCATATTTGCACCATTACTTTCCTGTGAGGTTTCTGGAAGTGCTGTGGGTTTCTAATGAAATCCCTGCTTAAACGGGTCATTGTGACACCCCAAATCCCTTAAATTTGATGGCTTTGGGCTCCTGAGAGAAGAGACACCACATGTAGTTTAGGCACAAAGGGcaagagaaaggggaaggagaaaaagtaaagGGGAAAtggagacaaggaaaagaaaggaatacaGGTATAAATCATGAAGCACTTGCCAAGAGTGTGATAAACAACATGGTACATAAAAAAGTCATTAAATTAATGATCTTGAacttaaaactttaaataaaattaaatcttctGATTTAAACCAGCTACAAGCCAGGAAATTCAGGCTTAAGAATGGAATCCTTTTAAAGTCGTTTTATGCTGGCTTGGTTTATCAGTATACTTACCAGGAGCAAATGTACCCTCTGCAAATTATACACATCATGAACTCTCAAGCAGTCATGCCAAGACCTGGTGATAAGTTGCTATAACAGCAGCTTGGGGTTTGAGAAATGCACTTTCCTTCACACTCATAGCAACAGGTGACTTAGTGGTAATGACATCATTAACACATTTCACCTTTTTAAGCTCTCCCACCAGTGTTTTACTTACACTAGTTTATGGAGGAATCATTTCATTTTGGTGTTTCAAGTCCCTTGTGTTCTTAgtggtatttttcagaaaataaacagaaacgAGAAAGGAGACCATCCTCTGGGATATGTGATTTGGGAGGAAACCATCTGATTCCATCAGCAGATTCTGTCTTCTATGAAAAAGAACTTGGGAATTTTTATAGCAGATCAGATAAGATTGCAATCAATCTAATTCAGTTTTCCCTTCAGGAATTGGCAATACCCGCTTTTTAATAAGCAGTTATTAAGTGCTTGACATATTTTCTAACAGATTCTCCAGACAGCTATGTTTGCATTTGTTATGCAAATGTAggtatgtatattaaaaaaaatgaatattatttcaatttattatttGGCTGAGTCGTCATGGACCCTTCACTGTAGATATGCGTGCAGAAGGATCTTTTGTTACTGTTGTGGCTAAGTCTCTGTCCTTCTCTATGTACCCTTTAGGgtactgatttttcagaaaatattactAAATGAATTGTTTACCTCTTCTTTTCAAAAGCTATCTTTCCTACACTTCTCAATTCTTTTTATCATGTGaatacaaaagaatgaaaaaacactATCTTCTATTTAACAATTGTAACTTAAATAACAACCTACAACTGAGATTTTTGTTTACAAACACATTTGTCCTCCACAACTTGCTCCCTACAGCAATATGAAAACAAACATAACTCctgaaagttatttaaaagaagaaaaaaaaaaaaagacaagcccaaagtactgaaaaaaagagaaacccaaagTACTGGTAGTACAATATATAGCAGCAAACATTACAGTACAGTATGGGAGAATTTCTGAACCATATGGGGCCAGATTCTATCTCCATTGACATCAGCTGGACCTTTATCACTAATTCAAAAGGATCAGACCAAGACTTGCACATTGGAAAAGAGGCTTTCAAATGGGATTTGTGAATATCCAAACAAAACAGAGTATTTGACACCTTTATTATACTCTAAATGCTTGAATACCACAACAATACAAGACAGAACTGGGTTGTctcaagaagagaaaagagaagtaaTTGCTGTCTTCAACTACCTAAAGGGAGGTTACAGAGAAggtggagccagactcttctggGAGGTTAAACACAAAAAGACAGGAGGCAATGGACAGGGATTGCAATAAGGACAATTCCAGATAGTAGGAAAATTTGTGTCAGTCATGGTAGTCATAAAatgaaaagggaagggaagggaagggaagggaagggaagggaagggaagggaagggaagggaagggaagggaagggaagggaagggaagggaagggaagggaagggaagggaagggaagggaagggaagggaagggaagggaagggaagggaagggaaaaatctCTGTTCAATTTTGCATGTTCAATCCTTAGACGATACATTCCTAGACTGTAAAGAGACAGTGACAgatcattctgatttttattcaaAACATGATTTGTATCTGCTAGGAAAGTATTTGGCCAGTATAcagctgtaactttttttttttatgttatagTGAGTCTAAACTGTAAACTCATGTTAAGAAGCCCTTGCTGGAAGTCAAGCAGGCACaggttagaaataaaatacaacGGATGTTTGAAAagctttccttctccttcaggaAGACTCATGTGACTTGTACCTTGTTTGAAAACAGTACAACAGCAGTTCAACAAAAATTGCTAATAAAATGGGGGTTGAAAACTGTTTGTTGTAGCTAGTAAAATTAAATGTACCCTGTGATTGTCCACACCAACTGTCTCTGCTCAGGCTTtgtcttttactgttttttcactGTGCTGGGAAAGTGGAAGAAGCATGATCAAGTCCACATGAAGGCAATGAAAACAAAGATTCTATGGAATGATCGTGGTCCTTGAATCCAAATTTAGCAGATATTAAGTCTTATTCAGGCCAGTTCTTCAAATGGCATAAACTTGTGTAGGCCTAGCTGAATCTCAACATTTTTGCCTGTTAAGGATCTGGATTTACTGCACTGAAATATTAGTAAGTACAGTTCCCAGTGTTCTTGGTAGAGAAGCTGCCTGGGGCCCAAAAATGCACAGGTTATGGGTACACGAACAAGCCGCTGTAGGGCACAGACATATGGCACATCCATTAGTGTGGTGATTTTGCACCCGTACTCTGTTACCTCATGGCAAATAGAGATGTTCTTTACCTCCAGCACCAAGCAAGTTACTTCCTTTGTGGCTAAAGTAGGGGCAGATGTCCCAGACTAGCTCCTTGCAAGTTATCCTTAAACTACTTACTGGCCATTTGGTCATTAAGGCATACCTTATTTTTCAGGTTCACTGTGGGGAAAGACAATGTCAGAAATACCTGTACAGACTAGAAAATAAAAGAACTCCTTGGTCTCAAGGAGCTTACCAAATGACCAAACATACTTCACAGACTCCTATGTCTTGCTCCTGTCATACCAAATGCCAGCACACCTCTTGAGACAACAAACTGCCAAGTTTCATTGTTCATTTGATGGATGCTTCAGAGCTCTGCATCTTCCCTGGGATTTTTAGTTTTACTAACTTAGCACAAGTAGTAACAAACAGGATCTTGCTACAAACAAGAACTTAATTCTCCTATGCAATGATGGACCCCTTTGAGGATATAAGTCTTTTGTAATGCAAACAAGAACATTAGTCAAGACCTTTGTTTACTACAAGTATGTCATTTTCTGTGCTGTAGCAAGTGTACCTCCATCATTTACTTCTCCACCCATCTACCACACTGAGGCCAGTCCCTTAGCAGAAGCATGCTAGCCGTTTCTGATCCCTCACAATTCTCTGCAAACAGTGGATATTCCAGAAAGTCTTCACAAGACACAGAAGTCTTTCCATTAACTGTGGTACATTCAGTCCCCTGGGATGATCCTGACTTCACAAGAGACATCTGAAAGCATGAAAGAATAGGAAAATTGTTCTTACTACAATTACTTTTAAACCAGAAATGGAAATGTCCTGCCTAGCATACGGGACCATGTTTTTGTATTTCATGTACATTGCAAAGTTAAAGAAACTTGTAAGaacttcatttaaaagaaaaatagtaaatggCACATTATGTAAttgctatttattttcataaacatGAGGTATTTCAAAGTGCTATAAGACGCAGCACTAAATGTACATCGTTGGAAGAAATTAAACACAGAACTTTGCAGTTACCCAGTTCTATGCACCAAACATGAACAAATACATTAACTGGAAGAAACAGGCTAGGAAAAGGCATATATAGTAAATTTCTTTACAAAAGTTTCTTAGTTCAAAAAAGTGATAAAGTAATATCTACTCAAAACTTTCACAACTCATTTTCATACGAAAATATAAGTATCAAATTTAGTTATGTATCAGCATCATACTAAAGTATACAGGCAATGTAAGAATTAGTACAGTACATAACAGAGATTAACAATATATTTGTATACAAAAACATGCTCCTCAAACATTGAGGTATTACAGTACTTAGGTATGAACTTCCAGTCTAATACTGGTAGCAAAAGCCACCTCTCATAACCCAAGACATGTACAAAAGGCAAGTGTGTAGATGGTATTTACAGAAAATTCCCACAGGGGTACAAAATGCCAACCCCTAAAGTAACATCTGTTAGAACATAAGCACCATAAAACTTAGGAATGAACGTTTTAAAACTCAACTAGATGTCATCAGCAGCTCCAAATGCTCacaacaattgaaaaaaaaaaaaaatccccaccatcTACAgttcttaagaagaaaaacaaaggcagtCCATTGTTGTTTGGTAGTCTTGCAATCAACTCCTTGCAAGAACATCCATTTGCTCCGTACCCGGATAATATAGTTTTGTCGATTACTTCAGGGACTGGATTGAAAGTAAAACCAACATTCTTAACGTcaaaaaacacaattttttttaaagaatcaaaaATGTGCAAAGTGGCAATGACTGTCCTggtcagccaaaaaaaaaaaaagaacaaaaaaaagtttagcaAGTCCGCTTGTATTCTATTTTCTTTAGCAATTGTTGTTGTCTGGCttgcaatttttccttttctagcaaTAACTTCTGCTCCTCAGCCTGGAGGGAATGAACATATTCAGTGGCTTTTTTCAAAATCACAACTTTTGcagctttctcatttttaacCAGTTCTGGAACATGGTCCCTTAACGTGAGGAAACTTGACCGCAGATCATTACGCCGTTGACGCTCCAGTATATTATGGTTGCGTCGACGTTCACTATCCTCTGAATCAGAGTTTCGAGGACTTGAACTCTTTGACTTTGGTTGGATCATAGGTTTTACTGGACGGGGCACCTCggtttttaactttttctgcGGTGGAGCATCTTCACTCTCCATGTATGGAGAAGGAGCGGCATAATTATGCTGCTGGTGAATTGGTGCGCAACGCTTTAAAATCAGTTCATTCTGCTGTGTCCTGACTGATGGAAAAGTGGTATTTTTAGGACGCACTGTAATAGTAAGGGTGGTAACAGCCTTGTTGGAGGAGGAGCGTCTTTTCTCCACTGTCACAACAtctatttcttcttcttcatcctcttcctcctcatcttcatcatcttttggtaacagaaaatggaaaataaaacagatgttaTTCTCACAGAAAATACTCTGAACAAGTATCAACCCAGATGTATTTATTGACAAAATATGCACAGTAAAAGCACAGTGAAGTAACTTATGGCAAAAACAGGGTGTGCCCACCATGTGTAGTCAGATATAGATCTGGAAAAGTATGTAATATACATGAAATGACTCAAGAACAGTGATTTCTGAAAGTTTAataagggtttttaaaaaaaacttctaaTTCTCAATCAAAGCGGGGCTACTACCCACATAATCACAACGGCAGTAAAGAGTTTTTAGACAGAATGTATGTATTTTGAGCGGAATTGTAGAGCTGCGGTACAAAAGGCATGCACAGTGCCACAACACAGCCCCTGCTTGGTAGAAAAGCAGCCGGAAAACGAAACAATCGCTGGGTTTGTTCTGAGGCAGAAGGTGAAGCTGCTCCAGCCGGGGACCCTTTAAGCCGGCGCTTGGTGCACTGCCAAGAAGACAGCTGTTGGAAGTGCTTCCTCACCCAAAGCTGTCAAACCAGACATTAAAGGGACAGCAGGCTTTGAAACCCGGGACGGATCACCAACTTTATGGCGATGGTCACACGGACCAGCTCGTCTACACACGCGAAACCACGTTTCAGCCCAAGGGGACCCCCCTCTGCAGGCACGGACAGGAGACCCTTCCGGGCATTTTAGGTTCTGTCAGCGCAAGCGCCGCTCTGCGGGGTCACTAGGCTGCTCCAGCCTTCCCAAATCTCGCCTAAAGGCACGCACTGTCCTCCCCCACGAATCCCCTCCCCAGGGTGGCAGTGGCAGCCCGCTCTGcccaccagccccctcccagcacgGCCGCTGGGATGGGGCACGCCAGCCACGGGGGGCCGGAGAAGGTAAGGAAGCCCCGAGGGGTGCCCCCGCCGCCACGCAGCCCCCTCGGGCCGGGCCTGCCGCCCGGTGGggctccggccccgccgctgccccgggccCGCCGCTGCCAGGCCGGGAGGCCGGGAACCGGCCGCCCCCGGcgccgctgcccccggccgcggggccccgccgctgccgccgcgcctGCTGCCGCCtgccggccgccccgcgccccgccccgcacCTCGGTGCCGCCGCCCGGGACCGCACCGGGCCGCAGCCGCCCCTGCCGGCCCCCCTCCCCGggcggcccgcggcgggggcgcggaGCCATGGGCGCCCGGGGGCGGCGccgccaccccccacccctccgccCCGGGGACGCGGCGGCCGCGTAGGGCGAGCGCTTACCCGAGTCGCTGAGGGTGTCGTCCCCGGAGCTGCTGCTGGCCCGGCTGtcgccggcggggcgcggcgggcggccgccccgcggagccccgccgcccgccgctggCACCGCCAccgccccggcgcggcccgccgccgcctcccgcttGTTGACGGGGAAGGGGAAGACCACGGCCGGGTCCACGCACTCGGGCACGGCGCCGCCCAGCTCCGCGCGGCCGCTGGCAGCGGCGGGACTGcccgcggcggaggcggcggcccccgggggcggcggcggggcggcggcggcgggcgcttTGCCCTGCAGCTTCTCGCTGACCGCCCGCTCCAGCTTCTCGCGGGCGGAGAAGCCGCTCCACATGCAGTCCTGGATGATGATGGAGTTGAGGTTGTTGGTCACGCCGAGGCCCGTCTCGAAGAAGTCCCCGCCGTCCGAGCCGCCCCACAGGTCGGCCTCggggggcagcaggagcagctcgGACGCCCAGTCCAGGGGGTCGGCGGGGCGGCAGCCCCCCAGGGCCGCCCCTCCCCACGGCaccggggccccccccggggggtgCTCCTGGAGCCCGGCCCGGCTGGGAGACAGgggaggggtgggcagcagctcaaACTTTTTCCAGATGTCCTCCCCGGGGGGAGCGGAGTCCGGCCCGCACAAATAAAAATCATCTTCGTCCGGGTAGAAACAGGGCTGCAAAGAGTCGAACTCGAGGTCTGGGTTTTTACTGACCATTCCTGGCATTACGGGTCTCTTCTTGCTGATCCCTGGGTCGGGCAATGGTTTTAGAGACAGGTTTTATGGGTATTTCCAccaaggggaagaagagagattcTCCCAAGACCtgaaactaaaccaaaaataaaaaaaaaaaaaaaaaaaccaaccacaattAAAACACGAAGAAACAAACAGACACGTTATGTGACTCCCTCTCAaccgaaggaaaaaaaaataatcccatcaATACCAAGAAAGCAGGAACCTTTTGCAAGTTGAGAAAAAATGCATCTCACACACCTTTCCTCCCGACTCAAGATATTCAATTCAAAGAAAAGCGATCAGGTAGTGCTCCCCCATGCAAAGCTTTCCGCCTTCCCCGGCGCTCCGTGAGGACACAAAACCAACCGGCAAGGTACAGCAAAGATGCAAAGCACCTCTGTGCTTTTTGCACATAGCACTCGCCTGCTCTCCCTAAACTGCTTCAAACGCTCAAAACCGAAGAGTAACTGTAGGCAGATGCAAGGCTTTGATACCGTAATCTCTCCAGAAAGAGCTCTTAATATGCCAGCAAAAGTAGAGGAAGTTTACTCCTTTTGTCATCTGCGGAGCAGtgcaaaggggagagagaaggatgcAAAAAAGGGGGCGGAGGGGCTCTTTGCAACTTCGCAAATCGCCAGTTCATTCACTCAAAGCGAGCCAGAGAAATCCGCACAAAacacaaggggggggggggggggagaggaggaggggaaatcCAGCAGCAACAGAAATTATCAACCTTATGTAATAATCTCACGcacaaaaatgcattaaaaccaCCCAGGCGCCACCAACAAAGCCTCCTGATTTGCCAAGAAGGTACGGGAAGTTTTCTCCCCCTCTTTCCAGTTTAAGGTTAAGAGCAACGGAGAGGTTGCAAGGACAACTTTGCACATTTTGCCACTTCATGCAATCAAACCTCCTGCAAACACACCAGCTTTCCAGCCCTCTCACCTCCGGAAAATGCACGCTGCTGCCCTTACCTCGGCGGGACCCCCCACTCACTAGCCACGACCAGTCAACCACAGCCCCATTCCTCTTCCGAGACCTCAGTTGcatcagacattaaaaaaaaaaaaaaaaaaaaaaaaaagactataaGTCCAAAAAAGACATTCAGCGTCTCCCTTCAGCTCGGTTAAGGTAACGCGAAGGGAAATGGTTCTGCTGGGTTCACAACAGCTGACGCTGAAACGCAgaccaaaaggggaaaaaaaaaaatccattaaaagcCTTatgatgaaatgcaaagaaacgAGCCCGGCTCAGCtgctctccccctgccccgccccctgATCACTTCCAGTATTGTACATTTTTCTACTCGTGAAATACATTAAACCGTTTAAAATGCAAAGCAGTAAAGAGGCACCTACAAAACACAGGCGATCTCAATGCGACagctccaaaacaaaacaaaaatatcctcCAGGATTTTCTTCTGCTCAATGAAAAACCCATTCACACACTGCAATGCCCCTGCgcttcctttcccttcccatccTCCCTAGTTTAGCAACTCAAATGCGATGTGGAATTGTATTTATTTGATTGGGTTTTTGTCCTGAAGCCCAGACCCTGCAGCTTCCTCTTCTTACCTCCttggtgatggtggtgggtgTTGCAAGGGGGAGGAGtggcgggggggaaggggaaagaaaaaaaaaaaagcaagaaaaaaaaaaaaagcagatgatcTTGTATGTTGCACTTTACTGAGCGccagcccgcccggcccccgcggcTGGCCCAAGCCTCCGCATTCACCCTTTGCTTGCAGACAGATGACTGTCACTGGCTGGCTTTGAAGCTGCTGGATATTATTAACCCCccaaaaaggcattaaaaaaaaaaaaaaaaaagcaggagggaaaaaaaaaaaaaaagcaagctgacaCACCCGGGGAggagagcattaaaaaaaaaaaaaaaaaaagagaaaagcgAGAGCAGCCTAACCCCACCTCCCTGATTTCCATACAAGCAGGGAGGTGCCTGGCATTTGGCGCCAAAAGCCCCATTCGCTCTTTATTCTCGGCGAGCAGAATGAGGTCCCGCTCCCGGTGCAAAAGCGCCAGGGGCGGGCCGGGGAGGGCGCCCGGCtgccgcggggggccggggccggggctgcccccgctccgcgcccgcccgcgGAGCCCGCCGCGGCTGCTGGCCCTTtgtgccgccccctccccgcagcacccCGGCCCCCGAGCTCGGGGGAAGCGTCGCCTCCGGGCCGCCGTTCGGGAGAGCGGAGAcccccccgcccgcggccgccATCTCCCGCGAaacacccccccccggggcaatgaaaagaaaaagagggataGAGGAAGTGGCTGGGCGCGGGAGTCGCTTCCACTCTGGGCTTTGTCAATAGTCAGGAATAATCGTCCTGCAGCGACCGCCTCCCCGCAGGCGAGCGGGACTTGCACGTCGGCGCCGCGCCGGGCTGCCCCGGGCTGCCTGCCGCGGGCTCCCTGTCCCGGGCTGCCTGCCGTGGGCTGCCTGTCCCGGGCGGACCCTCGGCCAGGCCCGCGCTGCCCCGCGCACACCTCTCCGCCGCggcgcgccgcggccccgcggcccgggACACGGGCACTGGGCGGGAGCCGCCGCGTCCCGCCGTCCCGCTGCCGACGGCGACACCTTGCGGAGGGCCGGCGGGAGCGGCAGCGCTCGCCCGGCGCTTCCACGCACCTCCCCAGCGGCGGGGCACCCACCGCTCTCTCGCCTCCTTTCCCCGCGggcgcgggggccgcggcggcgccggccgcgggACGGGCCGGGACGCGGCAGCACGGGAGCGCGGCGCTCTCCTCGGCGGTGCGCGGCGGCGGGTGCGATCCCGATCCCGATCCGGCCGCCGCTCGGGGCGGCGCCTCCGCGCTCATAGGCTGCAGGTTGAGGCGGGGACTCGGGCGTCGCTCGCAGGAAGGGCcggtggcggcgggcggccgcTTTGTGTGCGGCGGTGGGGCCGCCCGGGGGGCGCCGCCTCCCCGACCCGCCTcggccggcggggcgcgggacgggggggagggggggggcgagcCCGGGGTCTTCAAAACCGGCGGCTGGGGGAGGAGGCACGGCGGGGAGAGAGCGGGCCCGGCGTCGATGACAGTGGCTGGGGAGCAGGCGGCTCCGCCTGAGAGGGGAGAATAAGCCCTGAGGGAGGCAGGGTCAGTCCGTGCGCCCCTTGGCCGCGTCCCCTCCGGTGGATTTTGGGCCGGCCGTGCCTGGAGGTCCTGCCTCTCCGTGTGGTGATGCCCTTGGCCCCCGAGGCTGAGAGGCTCCTCCACCCCCTTTCAGTGTCCTGAGGCAGCCTTTGAAAACTGTCCGGGGCGCCCGGGGCGGTCCTGCGGCCAGCGGGtgtccagggcagcagcagggcgggccgggccccccGGGCAGGCCTGGCCGCagcacagggctgctggaggtggcAAGATGGCAGCGAGTTGTCGGCTTTGGTCGGGCAACCCGCCCggcctgcctgtgctgcctgtgcaggCCAGGCTGCGTGTGACCAATGGCGACGACTGCTTTGAAATGGCCGCAGCCAGGACAGGGGGCTTCTGCTAGGGCCTTCGCTCCCCCAGCTCTCTTCCACCCGTCTCTTCCCCTCAGCGGGGAGGCGGCTGGGTGCAGTTCTGCTGAGGAGCCTTTGGCTGGCTCTGGCTGAGAGCAGAAAGGGCACCTGGGCGGCGAATCCTCTGTACCAGAGCTTCCTAGCGAGCGCAGGTCAAGCAGGGGGTGCTGAAGGTGACTTTTAGGTATTGGCTAGGAGTTATAACTTGGCTGGGAGATAACAGCTGGCTGGAGTCAGCTGTGGAAGGGGCAGCACACCACGAAGCCGAGAAGTGCTGGAGCAACTCCTGCCCGGGCTGCAGCCAGCCCCTGTGGCGGCAAGCTGGTGAGGTGCTTGAGGTCAGGCTTGCCTGAACTTCAGTGATTTGGCCTCCATTCCTCTAATGCATTTTGGATTCAAGACAGGGGAATTCATTGATTAGCTAATGTGTGCTCGGTACTTTGAAGATGTGAAGTCTTATGAAAGCACTGGGGtttattaatttctgtttggATGATTTGCCTGGACAAAAAAGGTGTGggtggttgggatttttttcccctcacatttcAGTAGCCTTGAACAGGTTGCAGCTTGTGAGGAGACATGAACAGTTAGTATGTGTCTCAATAAATGGGTGAACAATTTATTTATATTCATCGATCGAGGACCTTCCTCAATTTAAACAATTATATATGATTTGCTCCTTTAAAGTACTTCTACAtttcctttaatgttt
Proteins encoded in this region:
- the MYCN gene encoding N-myc proto-oncogene protein is translated as MPGMVSKNPDLEFDSLQPCFYPDEDDFYLCGPDSAPPGEDIWKKFELLPTPPLSPSRAGLQEHPPGGAPVPWGGAALGGCRPADPLDWASELLLLPPEADLWGGSDGGDFFETGLGVTNNLNSIIIQDCMWSGFSAREKLERAVSEKLQGKAPAAAAPPPPPGAAASAAGSPAAASGRAELGGAVPECVDPAVVFPFPVNKREAAAGRAGAVAVPAAGGGAPRGGRPPRPAGDSRASSSSGDDTLSDSDDEDEEEEDEEEEIDVVTVEKRRSSSNKAVTTLTITVRPKNTTFPSVRTQQNELILKRCAPIHQQHNYAAPSPYMESEDAPPQKKLKTEVPRPVKPMIQPKSKSSSPRNSDSEDSERRRNHNILERQRRNDLRSSFLTLRDHVPELVKNEKAAKVVILKKATEYVHSLQAEEQKLLLEKEKLQARQQQLLKKIEYKRTC